A stretch of Castanea sativa cultivar Marrone di Chiusa Pesio chromosome 2, ASM4071231v1 DNA encodes these proteins:
- the LOC142625916 gene encoding protein REGULATOR OF FATTY ACID COMPOSITION 3, chloroplastic-like produces MEALTNSSSAAYLTPKASNFAIKFSSYLRNQNPYAKFANGYFPISLSRPFTTQKLCAGHRNSVIVGAKKNHKNKKPDTHSFVPKPEEATEFFPEAVLLKEKKFQDGKFLPEFADAEEQNLYETLMLQLESETVVEQMRHYEVVYLIHEMHAEEVGSVNEKVQDFLREKKGKIWRVSDWGMRRLAYKIQKAKNAHYILMNFELEAKWINDFKSMLDKDERVIRHLVIKRDEAITEDCPPPPEFHTLRGDMDDYDEEEDDIDYDEEDEEDDIDEIDGHDDDLEDGIIVVEDETEDRSTTLRNKGGKSLTAEKVTR; encoded by the exons ATGGAGGCACTCACTAACTCTTCCTCTGCCGCCTATCTTACACCTAAAGCCTCAAACTTTGCTATCAAATTTAGCTCTTACCTCAGGAATCAAAACCCATATGCGAAATTTGCAAATGGGTACTTTCCCATCTCTCTTTCAAGGCCATTCACTACCCAGAAGCTTTGTGCTGGACATAGAAACTCAGTGATAGTGGGGGCAAAGAAGAACCACAAGAACAAGAAGCCAGACACTCATAGCTTTGTGCCCAAACCAGAAGAGGCTACTGAATTTTTCCCTGAAGCTGTGCTCCTTAAAGAG AAGAAATTTCAGGATGGTAAATTTCTGCCTGAGTTTGCCGATGCTGAGGAAC AAAATCTCTATGAAACTCTGATGCTTCAGCTGGAAAGCGAAACGGTTGTGGAACAAA TGCGCCACTATGAAGTTGTTTATTTAATTCATGAGATGCATGCAGAAGAGGTTGGGAGTGTTAATGAGAAGGTTCAAG ATTTTTTAAGGGAGAAGAAAGGCAAGATATGGAGAGTGAGTGATTGGGGTATGAGAAGATTAGCTTACAAGATACAAAAAGCCAAGAATGCCCACTACATCTTAATGAACTTTGAGTTAGAAGCAAAATGGATTAATGATTTTAAGAGCATGCTGGACAAAGATGAAAGGGTCATTCGGCATCTTGTGATAAAGAGAGATGAGGCGATCACAGAGGATTGCCCTCCGCCTCCTGAGTTCCACACCCTGCGTGGAGATATGGATGATTATGATGAAGAGGAGGATgatattgattatgatgaagaGGATGAGGAGGATGATATTGATGAGATTGACGGTCATGATGATGACTTAGAAGATGGGATTATTGTTGTCGAGGATGAGACTGAAGACAGATCTACTACCTTAAGAAATAAGGGAGGGAAAAGTCTGACAGCTGAGAAAGTCACTAGATAA